A region from the Variovorax sp. V93 genome encodes:
- a CDS encoding RidA family protein encodes MTSQTRDQIADRIAAELGHSFEGELVAGGNYIPVVRDGRTLYTSGQVPRVGTTVAVTGRVGDQVPLGKAREAAQICALRCLTLLRRELGSLDGIEKVLRVGVFVQCTADFTQQSEVADAASELLHRVFGEAGVHVRTAVGVYALPKNASVELEMTVAAKDNAGRSS; translated from the coding sequence GTGACATCGCAGACCCGAGACCAGATTGCCGACCGCATCGCCGCCGAGCTGGGCCACAGCTTCGAGGGCGAGCTCGTTGCCGGCGGCAACTACATCCCTGTCGTGCGCGACGGCCGCACGCTCTACACCAGCGGCCAGGTGCCGCGCGTGGGCACCACGGTGGCCGTCACCGGCCGCGTGGGCGACCAGGTGCCGCTCGGCAAGGCCCGCGAGGCCGCGCAGATCTGCGCCTTGCGCTGCCTGACCCTGCTGCGGCGCGAACTCGGCTCGCTCGACGGCATCGAGAAGGTGCTGCGCGTCGGGGTCTTCGTGCAGTGCACGGCCGATTTCACGCAGCAGAGCGAGGTGGCCGATGCGGCGTCCGAGCTGCTGCACCGTGTGTTCGGCGAGGCCGGCGTGCATGTGCGCACGGCCGTCGGCGTCTATGCGCTGCCGAAGAATGCGAGCGTGGAGCTGGAGATGACGGTGGCAGCCAAGGACAATGCAGGCCGCAGCAGTTAG
- a CDS encoding DUF72 domain-containing protein has protein sequence MADEVQDSLFPDLPRPPEAPSTVPPEAEVEPPVKKKPRGATVEPAPADPALVELAAALPSGLRLGTSSWSYPGWAKLVWDGDYAEAVLSKNGLSALARHPLFRTVSLDRNFYRALTASQYARYAAMVPDDFRFVVKAPSLVTDATVRDESGRGTQANPVFLNSEIAIQEFVQPALEGLGHRIGALVFQLSPIPAQLLADQPALLARLGEMLEALPGLKPTAPDAVIAVEVRDPQLLCPAFADMLRSVGATFCMGLHAKMPPIEDQLPMLRALWPGPLVCRWNLHRRHGRFGYEDAEKLYGPFDRIVDPDPETREALARVIAGTTGAGQLAYVTVSNNAEGCAPLTIASLARDIAGLSKR, from the coding sequence ATGGCTGATGAAGTGCAGGACTCCCTTTTCCCCGATCTTCCGCGCCCGCCCGAGGCGCCTTCCACGGTGCCGCCAGAGGCCGAGGTCGAGCCGCCTGTGAAGAAGAAGCCGCGCGGCGCCACGGTGGAACCGGCGCCCGCCGATCCGGCACTGGTCGAGCTGGCCGCGGCGCTCCCTTCCGGCCTGCGGCTCGGCACCTCTTCATGGAGCTATCCCGGCTGGGCCAAGCTCGTCTGGGATGGCGACTACGCCGAGGCGGTGTTGTCCAAGAACGGACTGTCCGCCCTCGCCCGGCACCCGCTTTTCCGCACGGTGAGCCTGGACCGCAACTTCTACCGCGCGCTCACCGCGAGCCAGTACGCGCGCTACGCGGCCATGGTGCCCGACGACTTCCGCTTCGTGGTGAAGGCGCCGAGCCTCGTGACCGACGCCACCGTGCGCGACGAGAGCGGCCGCGGCACGCAGGCCAACCCGGTGTTCCTGAACAGCGAGATCGCGATCCAGGAATTCGTGCAGCCGGCGCTCGAAGGCCTGGGCCACCGCATCGGCGCGCTGGTGTTCCAGCTGAGCCCGATTCCCGCGCAACTGCTGGCCGACCAGCCCGCGCTGCTCGCGCGCCTCGGCGAGATGCTCGAAGCCTTGCCCGGCCTGAAGCCGACGGCGCCCGATGCCGTGATCGCGGTCGAGGTGCGCGACCCGCAACTGCTCTGCCCTGCCTTTGCCGACATGCTGCGCAGCGTGGGCGCCACCTTCTGCATGGGCCTGCACGCCAAGATGCCGCCGATCGAAGACCAGCTGCCGATGCTGCGCGCGCTCTGGCCCGGACCGCTGGTGTGCCGCTGGAACCTGCACCGCCGCCACGGCCGCTTCGGCTATGAAGATGCGGAAAAGCTCTACGGCCCGTTCGACAGGATCGTCGATCCCGACCCCGAGACCCGCGAGGCGCTGGCCCGCGTGATCGCGGGCACCACCGGCGCGGGCCAGCTGGCCTACGTCACCGTGAGCAACAATGCCGAGGGCTGCGCACCGCTGACGATCGCCTCGCTCGCGCGAGACATCGCCGGCCTGTCCAAGCGCTAA
- a CDS encoding 2'-5' RNA ligase family protein: MPEQLLLPGIDPAPPPPRRARSTAPRKERLPRSLFFAIFPRPEDAASIAALAARLKDRHSLKGKLTEAHRLHVTLYHLGHFLAVPRETVQAALEAAAAVAPPSFEVMFDEAMRFEQSKAFVLCGGGTSALAAFRQRLGEALADAGFKPERGFTPHMTLAYTPRKIEPHAIEPVRWMAGSFSLIESHVGEGIHEVLGRWPSQRAA; encoded by the coding sequence ATGCCCGAACAGCTGCTACTCCCAGGCATCGATCCCGCGCCGCCGCCACCCCGCCGTGCGCGCAGCACTGCGCCGCGCAAGGAGCGCCTGCCGCGCTCTCTCTTCTTCGCAATCTTTCCGCGCCCCGAAGATGCCGCGTCGATTGCCGCGCTGGCGGCGCGCCTGAAGGACCGGCATTCGCTGAAAGGCAAGCTGACCGAGGCGCATCGCCTGCATGTCACGCTGTATCACCTCGGGCATTTTCTGGCGGTGCCGCGCGAAACGGTGCAAGCGGCCCTGGAGGCGGCTGCCGCCGTGGCGCCGCCGTCGTTCGAGGTGATGTTCGACGAGGCCATGCGCTTCGAGCAGAGCAAGGCCTTTGTGCTGTGCGGCGGCGGCACCTCGGCGCTTGCGGCGTTCAGGCAGCGCCTGGGCGAGGCACTGGCGGATGCGGGTTTCAAGCCCGAGCGCGGCTTCACGCCACACATGACGCTGGCCTACACGCCGCGCAAGATCGAGCCGCATGCCATCGAGCCGGTCCGGTGGATGGCGGGCTCGTTCTCGCTGATCGAAAGCCACGTCGGCGAAGGCATCCACGAGGTGCTGGGGCGGTGGCCTTCGCAGCGGGCCGCCTGA